GGATGGAAACCGCACAAACTATAAGCATCTCATCAATGAACTGAGACAAGAGTGGCTTCCGCTTTCTGAACTGATTCCGGATAATTTTACTTTCCCGGCTGATCAGGTGGTGGCCCAACGGCTTTTATCCTTATTCAAATAAAGCAAGAAAGGAAGGGCTTTCACCTGAGGAAATATCAGACGGCATCACAATCGGATAACGATCTTTCCCATTTGATGGCCTTTCTCCATTCGTTCAAAGGCTTCGGCAGTATTTTCCAGCGGATAGACTTTATCTATCACAGGAATGATCTGTTTCTCATTAACCAATTTCAGCATTGCTTCAAAGTCAGCGTCAGAGCCCATTGAGGAGCCAAGAATAGTGATCTGCTTCCAAAAAATGCGGGCAGGCAACAAGCCATTGATCTTGCCCCTGGTGCCGCCATACATGCAGATCCGCCCGCCCGGAGATACCAGTTTCAGCAGTTCATTGAATCCTTCTCCTGCTGCACCGTCTACGATCACATCAAAGACCCCCGCATTTTTTTGCAGCTCCTTTGTCCAGTGAGGGTTCGTATAGTTGGCGCCTCCCTCTACACCGGCTTCCACCGCCTTCGCAATTTTGCTGTCTGAACCTGACGTTACCCAAACCTCACATCCCAGCGCGGCTGCAAACTGCACGGCAAATTGCGCCACTCCGCCACCGGCTCCCGTTACCAGCACCTTTTCGCCCGTCTTCAATTGAGGACGAACAACCGTTGCGCGAAATGCTGTAAGGCCACCTAACGGCAAAGCTGCCGCCTGCTCAAAATTCAGATGAGGGGGTTTGGGATACAGATTAGCAGCAGGTACACGAATATATTCAGCAAGGGTACCATCCTCCGGCATTCCCACAATTTGATAGTCAGGCGCAGGTGCGTTTTCATTTTCTCCCCAACCTATCATGGTATTGATGATCACGTCCTTTCCGAGCCATGATTCTTCCACGCCTTCACCTGTTTCATCCACCACTCCGGCTCCGTCAGATCCCGGTGTTACTGGAAATTTCAGGTTAGGATAAAGTCCCTGCTGAATATATACGTCCCGGTGGTTGAGCGCAGCAGCTTTTAATTTCACCACCACATCTCCCTTTCCGGCTTCCGGTTTTTGTTTCTCCACCAATTTTAACGGGGTATTTACAGCCTGTAATTCAATCGCTCTCATTTCCTGTTTTCTTTTGGCGGGCAAAGGTAAGGCGGCTGAATATGCAGCACCAGCAAACCGGCTTCTTTATGTGCGATGAGTGATCTGAATTTAAAACTAAAAAAACTTCATTTTTGCGGGTAATTAAATTGATAATTTTAAAATCAGGAAAATGCGCAGTTTCGAACGGCTCTCATACTTGTTGCACGAAAACATCCCGGTATATGGAAATTACGTTCATCTGGAGTTGGAGCGGATAAATTCCATTTCTAAAGGTGATACGGCTAACAAAACCTTTCTGAAGATTGACAGCCACATGGGAACCCATTTGGACTTTCCTTACCATTTTATAAATGGAGGGAAAAAGGGGGAGGAGTATCCCGCTGAATTTTTTGTATGCCATAATGCGAAAGTGGTGGAAATTGATCAGGATTCCGGGGTAATTAAAATGGATAAAGTAAAACACCTGACGCCCGATGCTAAGCTGGAGTTCCTGATGGTAAAAACCGGCCTCTGCTATAAACGAGATGAGCGCCAATATTGGGAAGACAATGCAGGAATGCATCCTGATACCGCTGCATTTTTCAGAGAACTTTTTCCTGCTCTTCGCTTTTTTGGATTTGATTCAATTTCCATGAATGCTTTTCAACACCGCGAAACAGGACGGCAGGCACACCTTGAATATCTTGGCCGCGAAATCCTGATTGTAGAGGACATGGATTTGCGCAATGTATCAGAGCAGACCAAGTTCCGGAACTTGATAATTTCACCATTCTTATTTGAAGAATGTGATGGCGCACCATGCAGCATCATTGCAGAAGTGGAATTGGAAACGGGAAAGCAATAATTTACTTTTTAATTGCAATTCACAATTTATTTTTACAAAACATTTTAAACATAAAAGCAGATGTATTTCATTTTATTTTACAAGACCATGGACGATTATATGGAAAGACGTGGAGCTTTCCGTAGCGAACATTTAAAATTAGCCGGTGAGGCTTATGAAAAGGGCGATCTTATAATGGCCGGTGCCCTGGCTGAACCACCTGATGGTGCCGTCCTCATCTTTAAAGGAGACAGCCCTGACAGTGCAGAAAAATTTGCTCAGAATGATCCCTATGTAAAAAATGGCCTGATCAGAGAATGGAATGTGCGCCCCTGGACGGTGGTGGTGGGAGGTGAATCGTAGCGCTATTTGTTTCTATAGCATAAAATTTCCGGATATTTTAATAAAAGAAAGGGGAGTCTGAATCGGATACATAGAAAAATAAGTTCGAATTTTTAAAATATAAATTCGACTTTTTTTAAAGCAGTATTATTTTAATGGTTTAAATTCTCAAACCAATTCTTCACAATGTTATTCATGGTCCCTGGAAAGGAGACATGTTTAAACTCATTGGTTTCAGTATTGTAACGGTAATCCCGGGCGTAATCCTGGTGGTGCAAGGCCAAATCTTCAATGGCGTTTACAATGGTGTGAATTTCATTGGCCGTCATAGTAGGATGAATTGATATTCTGACCCAGCCGGGCTTTGTTGAAAAATTGCCCTTGTCAATCTTGTTGGTTATGCTTTTGGATTGTTCATGAGAAACCTCAAGGAGATAATGTCCATAAGTTCCGGCACAGGAGCAGCCGCCCCGTGATTGAATGCCGTGGCGGTCGTTCAGCATCTTGACCACCAGATTATAATGGACATTTTCTATATAAAATGAAAAGACACCGAGGCGTTCCTTCACATTATCCGCAAGGAGATGCAGGTTAGGTATTTTGGATAGGCCTTTCCATATTATGTCAATCAAGTATTTTTCCTGCTGTAGCATCAGATCAGGGCGCATCTCCTCTTTCAGCTTAATGGAAAGGGCGGCCTTTATGGTCTGAAGAAAAGGAGGCGTACCCCCATCTTCCCGCGCCTCAATGTTGTCCACGAATTTGTGTTCGCCCCAGGGATTTGTCCATTCCACTGTCCCTCCGCCAGGATGGTCAGGGATTTTGTTGGAATAAAGCTTCGGGTCGAAGATGAGGATACCGGTGCTGCCCGGCCCGCCCAGGAATTTGTGAGGAGAGAAGTAGATTGCGTCCAGGTGCCGTAGCGGATTTGGAGGCCGCATATTAATATCCACATACGGGGCAGAGCAGGCAAAGTCCACGAAGCAGAGGCCACTGTTCCTGTGCATCATTTCCGCCACTTCGTGGTAGTGGGTCAGAATCCCTGTAACGTTTGAACATCCGGTTATTGCGGCAATTTTGCGCTTGCGGCTGCGGTGCTTTTCCAGCATTTTCGACAGGTGGTCCAGGTCCATCAGGCCGTCATTATCAGGTTGGATAATCTCCACCTTTGCCAGGGTCTCAAGCCAGGAGGTGTGGTTACTGTGGTGCTCCATGTGGCTGATAAAAATCACGGGCTGTTCCACTTCCGGAAGGCTCAGGTAAGGCTTCAATTTTTCGCTGATCTTCAGTCCCAGTATGCGCTGAAATTTGTTTACCACGCCCGTCATCCCGGCATTTGATGAAATGATCACATCCTCCTCCCTTGCCCCCACATGTTGTTTAATAATATGCTGAGCTTCATGATAGGCCTTTGTCATGGCAGTGCCGGTCACGTTGGTTTCTGTGTGGGTGTTGGCCACGAAAGCGCCCATATCCTCAGCTATCCTCTGTTCAATCGGCCTGTAGAGCCGTCCGCTAGCTGTCCAGTCAGAATACAGTAATTTCTTGCGGCCGTAGGGGGTATCAAACTCCTGGTCCACTCCCACTATATGGCGCCTGAACCTGGCAAAGTGATTTTCGAGGTCAATTGGTGCTTCTCTCGTTAATGCTGCCGGAACTACCATTTTCTTCATTTTTTATTGAGCCACTAAATTAATGATTCCCAGCCAGGAATGGAGGAGGGTCTTGTCTGTTGCCAGCCTTATAAAGAAAATGGTCTGTGGTTCGGAAAATCAGCCTGCCAGAAGAAATGCTATGTAGCCGGAGCGGCAATTATGACGAACCCAATCTCAAGGTCAAAAATGTTCTTGTGATTTCAAAAGTTATTTGGATAATTTAAAATGGAAAAATATCAGATTACATTATCGCAAATCCTGAAAAAGTGGCTGGACGATAAATTTCATAAAGCATGAAAAAATGGTTGAACCAAAAAAAAAGCGCATGAAAATTTCCATGCGCTTTCCTTATTCTAATTCAGAGATTATTCTCCGCCAGCCCATTTGATAGTGCAGCCAATGGCGCGGGTATAGTCAGGTTGCGGCTTTTCGCCATTTTGCACGGCAGCAATGGCATCTTCCAGATAATGCTCTTTTACAGCATTGGCATCGCGGGTGTTGTCGTCAATTGCCCCAATATAGCGTACGTACAGGCCGTCATCTTCTTTCTCCAGCAGATATACATGCGGTGTGCGGGTGGCGCCAAATCTGCGGGTAACTTCCTGTGTATCATCCCGAAGGTAGGGAAATGTAAAACCCTTTTCTTTCGCACGGGCTTTCATGTGCTTCATGTCATCTTCAGGCTTTATTTTCGTGTCGTTCGGATTTATGGCGATCACCGGAAATCCTTGTGGTGCATATTTGTTGTGGAGCGTAACCATCCGGTCTTCACTTGCTACCACGTAAGGGCAGGTATTGCAACTGAAAATGACGATGTAGCCTTTAGCCTCGTTCATACTTGCCATTGAAACCATTTTGCCATCGACTCCGGGCAGATTAAAATCTTCTGCTTTATCACCTACCTTGTAGCCGGTTTCTCCGGCCGGAGCAAAAGCAAACAGGAACAGGGGAAGGAGTAATAATAAATTCTTCATTGTTATTTGATTTTTGATTGAATTATTGAATTGATTTTATCGTACGTCATGGAACCGGATACGAATTCCCTGGAGCCGTCCGGCATTACAAATAGTGTGGCAGGAATAGTTCCGTCCCAGCTTTCGCTAACTTTGGGAATCCACTCATTTTCGCCCGGAGCATTCAGGAATATTACGCGTGAATTGAGGTTATGTTTCTTGATAAATGGCTCGATACGGCTTTCAATCTGGCCGGGAAAATCGAGGCTT
The Bacteroidia bacterium DNA segment above includes these coding regions:
- a CDS encoding zinc-binding dehydrogenase; this translates as MRAIELQAVNTPLKLVEKQKPEAGKGDVVVKLKAAALNHRDVYIQQGLYPNLKFPVTPGSDGAGVVDETGEGVEESWLGKDVIINTMIGWGENENAPAPDYQIVGMPEDGTLAEYIRVPAANLYPKPPHLNFEQAAALPLGGLTAFRATVVRPQLKTGEKVLVTGAGGGVAQFAVQFAAALGCEVWVTSGSDSKIAKAVEAGVEGGANYTNPHWTKELQKNAGVFDVIVDGAAGEGFNELLKLVSPGGRICMYGGTRGKINGLLPARIFWKQITILGSSMGSDADFEAMLKLVNEKQIIPVIDKVYPLENTAEAFERMEKGHQMGKIVIRL
- a CDS encoding cyclase family protein; translated protein: MRSFERLSYLLHENIPVYGNYVHLELERINSISKGDTANKTFLKIDSHMGTHLDFPYHFINGGKKGEEYPAEFFVCHNAKVVEIDQDSGVIKMDKVKHLTPDAKLEFLMVKTGLCYKRDERQYWEDNAGMHPDTAAFFRELFPALRFFGFDSISMNAFQHRETGRQAHLEYLGREILIVEDMDLRNVSEQTKFRNLIISPFLFEECDGAPCSIIAEVELETGKQ
- a CDS encoding YciI-like protein; translation: MYFILFYKTMDDYMERRGAFRSEHLKLAGEAYEKGDLIMAGALAEPPDGAVLIFKGDSPDSAEKFAQNDPYVKNGLIREWNVRPWTVVVGGES
- a CDS encoding aminotransferase class V-fold PLP-dependent enzyme, with the translated sequence MKKMVVPAALTREAPIDLENHFARFRRHIVGVDQEFDTPYGRKKLLYSDWTASGRLYRPIEQRIAEDMGAFVANTHTETNVTGTAMTKAYHEAQHIIKQHVGAREEDVIISSNAGMTGVVNKFQRILGLKISEKLKPYLSLPEVEQPVIFISHMEHHSNHTSWLETLAKVEIIQPDNDGLMDLDHLSKMLEKHRSRKRKIAAITGCSNVTGILTHYHEVAEMMHRNSGLCFVDFACSAPYVDINMRPPNPLRHLDAIYFSPHKFLGGPGSTGILIFDPKLYSNKIPDHPGGGTVEWTNPWGEHKFVDNIEAREDGGTPPFLQTIKAALSIKLKEEMRPDLMLQQEKYLIDIIWKGLSKIPNLHLLADNVKERLGVFSFYIENVHYNLVVKMLNDRHGIQSRGGCSCAGTYGHYLLEVSHEQSKSITNKIDKGNFSTKPGWVRISIHPTMTANEIHTIVNAIEDLALHHQDYARDYRYNTETNEFKHVSFPGTMNNIVKNWFENLNH
- a CDS encoding thioredoxin family protein, whose product is MKNLLLLLPLFLFAFAPAGETGYKVGDKAEDFNLPGVDGKMVSMASMNEAKGYIVIFSCNTCPYVVASEDRMVTLHNKYAPQGFPVIAINPNDTKIKPEDDMKHMKARAKEKGFTFPYLRDDTQEVTRRFGATRTPHVYLLEKEDDGLYVRYIGAIDDNTRDANAVKEHYLEDAIAAVQNGEKPQPDYTRAIGCTIKWAGGE
- a CDS encoding TlpA disulfide reductase family protein, with product MKILAAVLSFIFISASSYSQEVAEVTFPEFEKQYLLPAHDTLYVLNFWATWCAPCVKELPEFEKVTTEMQDQKVRVVLVSLDFPGQIESRIEPFIKKHNLNSRVIFLNAPGENEWIPKVSESWDGTIPATLFVMPDGSREFVSGSMTYDKINSIIQSKIK